In the Apteryx mantelli isolate bAptMan1 chromosome 1, bAptMan1.hap1, whole genome shotgun sequence genome, one interval contains:
- the LIG4 gene encoding DNA ligase 4 translates to MASTPASQPSPKKTVASQVPFADLCCTLERMQTCKSRPEKNKYFKDFLDSWRRFHDALHQKEKDVTDSFYPAMRLILPQLERERMAYGIKEIMLAKLYIELLNLPKDGKDAAKLLNYRTPAGSRGDAGDFAMIAYFVLKPRCPKQGRLTIEQVNELLDAIANNNAAKNKGLLKKSLLQLISQSSALEQKWLIRMIIKDLKLGVSQQTIFSIFHPDAAELHNVTTDLEKVCRQLHDPTVSLSDVSIMLFSAFKPMLAAIADVQQIEKQMNHQIFYIETKLDGERMQMHKDGDVYKYFSRNGYDYTQQFGASPREGSLTPFIHKVFKSNVQNCILDGEMMAYNPETQTFMQKGNKFDIKRMVEESDLQTCYCVFDVLMVNDQKLGHETLTKRYEILSGIFTPVTGRIHAVHKTSARTRKEVIDALNEAIDNREEGIMVKDPMSTYKPDKRGEGWLKIKPEYVSGLMDELDLLIVGGYWGKGSRGGMMSHFLCAIAETPPPNEKPSIFHSICRVGSGYTMKELYDLGLKLAKHWKPYHRKDPPCNILCGTEKPEVYIEPFNSVIVQIKAAEIVNSDMYKTDCTLRFPRIERIREDKEWYECMTSDMLEHLRSKAEGKLASKHLHIDDDDEPQEKKKKTVPKVKKVIGIAEQFKAPDLSNINKISNVFEDVEFCVMTGTGRYLKSELESRIAECGGSVVQNPGPDTYCVIVGTENVRVKNIIASNKYDVVKAEWLLQCFQTKMLVPWQPAFMIHMCPDTKEHFAREYDCYGDSYTADADVAQLKEVFSRMKDNNKMLSLDVIAELEERYSWNSCQLSIFRGNTIYVDCYAVVNEPRTKIHGTRLSIRALELRFYGAKVVPHLEEGVSHVVIGEDHSRVKEMKALRRTFGKKFKIVSELWVTESVEEGVPKNENQYLI, encoded by the coding sequence ATGGCTTCTACACCTGCTTCACAGCCTTCTCCTAAAAAAACAGTAGCCTCTCAGGTGCCTTTTGCAGATCTATGCTGTACTCTGGAGCGAATGCAGACATGTAAATCTcggccagaaaaaaacaaatatttcaaggATTTTCTGGATTCCTGGAGGAGGTTCCATGATGCTCTCCATCAAAAGGAGAAAGATGTTACAGATTCTTTTTACCCTGCAATGCGACTTATTCTTCCACAGTTGGAAAGAGAAAGGATGGCATATGGAATTAAAGAAATTATGCTTGCAAAGCTGTATATTGAACTGCTTAATTTACCAAAAGATGGAAAAGATGCTGCAAAGCTTTTAAATTACAGAACACCTGCTGGCTCACGTGGAGATGCTGGAGACTTTGCAATGATTGCATACTTTGTATTAAAACCTAGGTGCCCAAAACAAGGCAGACTGACAATAGAACAAGTCAACGAACTCTTAGATGCAATAGCTAATAATAATGCTGCCAAAAACAAGGGTCTATTAAAGAAAAGTCTCCTTCAGTTAATTTCTCAGAGCTCAGCACTTGAACAAAAATGGCTTATCCGGATGATTATAAAGGATCTAAAACTTGGTGTTAGTCAACAAactatattttccatttttcatccTGATGCTGCTGAATTACACAATGTCACAACTGATTTGGAAAAAGTCTGTAGACAACTACATGATCCCACTGTCTCACTTAGTGATGTTTCTATCATGTTATTTTCTGCCTTTAAACCAATGCTTGCTGCTATTGCTGACGTCCAGCAAATTGAGAAACAAATGAATCATCAGATATTCTACATAGAAACTAAACTGGATGGTGAGCGTATGCAGATGCACAAAGATGGAGATGTATATAAGTATTTTTCCCGAAATGGGTATGACTATACTCAGCAGTTTGGTGCTTCACCCCGTGAAGGTTCATTAACTCCGTTTATTCATAAAGTATTTAAAAGCAATGTGCAAAATTGCATTCTTGATGGTGAAATGATGGCTTACAATCCTGAGACACAAACATTcatgcaaaaaggaaacaaatttgaCATAAAAAGAATGGTGGAGGAATCTGATCTGCAGACTTGCTACTGTGTGTTTGATGTATTAATGGTTAACGATCAAAAGTTGGGCCATGAAACACTAACCAAAAGATACGAGATCTTAAGTGGCATATTTACCCCAGTAACAGGTAGAATACATGCTGTACATAAAACAAGTGCCAGAACTAGAAAAGAAGTAATTGATGCTTTAAATGAAGCAATAGATAATAGAGAGGAAGGAATTATGGTGAAAGATCCCATGTCCACTTACAAGCCTGAcaaacgtggggaaggctggttAAAAATCAAGCCGGAATATGTCAGTGGGTTGATGGATGAACTAGACCTTTTGATTGTTGGCGGTTACTGGGGAAAGGGCTCCCGTGGTGGAATGATGTCTCATTTTTTGTGTGCTATTGCGGAAACTCCACCTCCAAATGAAAAACCTAGTATTTTCCACTCTATTTGTCGTGTTGGCTCTGGTTATACTATGAAGGAATTGTATGATCTGGGTTTGAAACTGGCTAAACACTGGAAGCCCTACCATAGGAAGGACCCTCCATGCAACATTTTGTGTGGAACTGAAAAACCTGAAGTGTACATTGAACCTTTTAACTCTGTAATAGTTCAGATTAAGGCAGCTGAGATTGTTAACAGTGATATGTATAAAACTGACTGTACTTTGAGATTCCCCCGAATCGAGAGAATAAGAGAGGACAAGGAATGGTATGAATGCATGACTTCAGACATGTTAGAACATCtcagaagcaaagcagaagggAAGCTGGCCTCTAAACACCTTCAtatagatgatgatgatgagccacaagagaaaaaaaagaaaactgtaccAAAGGTGAAGAAGGTAATTGGAATAGCAGAGCAGTTTAAAGCCCCTGATCTTTCTAATATAAACAAGATTTCAAATGTATTCGAAGATGTTGAATTTTGTGTTATGACAGGAACAGGAAGATATTTGAAGTCTGAATTAGAAAGCAGAATAGCTGAGTGTGGTGGAAGTGTGGTACAGAACCCTGGACCAGACACTTACTGTGTCATTGTAGGAACTGAGAATGTCAGAGTGAAAAACATCATTGCTTCCAACAAGTATGATGTGGTGAAGGCAGAGTGGCTCCTCCAGTGTTTTCAAACCAAAATGCTTGTACCTTGGCAGCCTGCCTTTATGATTCATATGTGTCCTGACACAAAAGAACATTTTGCTCGTGAATATGATTGTTACGGAGACAGCTATACAGCAGATGCAGATGTTGCACAACTAAAGGAAGTGTTCTCAAGAATGAAAGATAATAATAAGATGTTGTCTTTGGACGTGATTGCTGAATTAGAAGAACGTTATTCATGGAACAGCTGCCAACTCAGTATATTCAGAGGAAACACTATTTATGTGGACTGTTATGCTGTTGTTAATGAACCCAGAACAAAAATCCATGGAACAAGACTATCAATTAGAGCGTTGGAGCTCCGATTTTATGGTGCAAAAGTAGTCCCTCACCTAGAAGAGGGTGTGTCGCATGTCGTTATAGGAGAAGATCACTCCCGGGTAAAAGAGATGAAAGCACTGAGGAGAACATTTGgtaaaaaatttaaaattgtaTCTGAGCTGTGGGTAACTGAGTCGGTAGAGGAAGGAGTCCCAAAGAATGaaaatcaatatttaatttaa